From Flavobacterium sp. 102, a single genomic window includes:
- the rpsN gene encoding 30S ribosomal protein S14 — translation MAKESMKAREVKREKTVAKYAEKRKALLEAKDYEGLQKLPKNASPVRMHNRCKLTGRPRGYMRQFGLSRVTFREMANNGLIPGVKKASW, via the coding sequence ATGGCTAAAGAATCAATGAAAGCCCGTGAGGTGAAAAGAGAAAAAACGGTAGCAAAGTACGCTGAGAAAAGAAAAGCTTTATTAGAAGCTAAAGATTACGAAGGCTTACAAAAATTACCAAAAAATGCTTCACCGGTTCGTATGCACAATCGTTGCAAATTAACAGGTAGACCAAGAGGGTATATGCGTCAATTTGGTCTTTCACGTGTAACATTCCGTGAAATGGCAAATAACGGATTAATCCCGGGAGTTAAAAAAGCTTCTTGGTAA
- the rpsH gene encoding 30S ribosomal protein S8 — protein MYTDPIADYLTRVRNAVMANHKVVEIPASNLKKEITKILFDQGYILSYKFEDSTVQGTIKIALKYDKDTKESVIKDIQRISKPGLRKYAGSTKIPRILNGLGIAIVSTSKGLMTGKQAKQLNVGGEVICYVY, from the coding sequence ATGTATACAGATCCAATTGCAGATTATCTTACGAGAGTTAGAAATGCAGTGATGGCAAACCACAAAGTGGTTGAAATCCCGGCTTCGAACTTGAAAAAAGAAATCACAAAGATTTTATTCGATCAAGGATATATCTTAAGTTACAAATTTGAAGACAGTACTGTTCAAGGTACTATCAAAATCGCTTTGAAGTATGATAAAGATACTAAAGAGTCTGTAATCAAAGATATTCAAAGAATTAGTAAACCAGGTTTACGTAAATATGCAGGTTCTACAAAAATCCCAAGAATCCTTAACGGATTAGGAATTGCTATTGTTTCAACTTCAAAAGGTTTAATGACCGGGAAACAAGCTAAGCAATTAAATGTTGGTGGAGAAGTAATTTGCTACGTATACTAA
- the rplF gene encoding 50S ribosomal protein L6, with the protein MSRIGKNPISIPAGVTVEVSETVITVKGKLGQLTQDYADVTVKVEEGQLVVERPSDSKDHRAKHGLYRSLINNMIIGVSEGFTKELELVGVGYRASNQGQKLDLALGFSHNIVLEVAPEVKLETISEKGKNPIVKLTSFDKQLIGQIAAKIRGFRKPEPYKGKGVKFVGEVLRRKAGKSA; encoded by the coding sequence ATGTCAAGAATAGGTAAAAATCCAATTTCAATTCCTGCTGGTGTTACTGTTGAAGTTAGTGAAACAGTAATTACAGTTAAAGGAAAATTAGGTCAACTTACACAAGATTACGCAGACGTAACAGTAAAAGTTGAAGAAGGTCAACTAGTAGTAGAAAGACCATCTGATAGTAAAGATCATAGAGCAAAACACGGATTATACAGATCATTAATCAATAACATGATTATTGGTGTATCTGAAGGTTTTACCAAAGAATTAGAATTGGTTGGAGTAGGTTATAGAGCTTCAAACCAAGGTCAAAAATTAGACTTAGCATTAGGTTTCTCTCACAATATCGTTTTAGAAGTTGCTCCAGAAGTAAAATTAGAAACGATATCTGAAAAAGGTAAAAACCCAATCGTGAAGTTAACATCTTTCGACAAACAATTAATCGGACAAATCGCTGCGAAAATCAGAGGTTTCCGTAAACCAGAACCTTACAAAGGAAAAGGTGTTAAGTTTGTTGGTGAAGTATTAAGAAGAAAAGCAGGTAAATCAGCGTAA
- the rplR gene encoding 50S ribosomal protein L18: protein MSLTKTERRQRIKFRIRKIVSGTTARPRLSVFRSNKEIYAQLIDDVNGVTLLAASSKDKGVDIKGTNVEVAAAVGKLAAEKALKAGITEVTFDRGGYLYHGRIKSLAEGARAAGLKF from the coding sequence ATGTCATTAACAAAAACTGAAAGAAGACAAAGAATTAAATTCAGAATCAGAAAGATTGTTAGCGGTACTACTGCTAGACCAAGATTATCTGTATTCAGAAGTAATAAAGAAATCTACGCACAACTAATCGATGATGTGAATGGAGTTACTTTATTGGCTGCTTCATCAAAAGATAAAGGAGTAGATATTAAAGGTACAAACGTTGAAGTTGCCGCAGCAGTTGGAAAACTTGCAGCAGAAAAAGCGTTAAAAGCCGGGATTACTGAAGTAACTTTCGATAGAGGAGGTTATTTGTACCACGGTCGTATTAAATCATTAGCAGAAGGCGCAAGAGCGGCTGGACTTAAATTCTAA
- the rpsE gene encoding 30S ribosomal protein S5 — protein MMSKYKNVELVKPSGLELKDRLVSVNRVTKVTKGGRAFGFSAIVVVGDENGVVGHGLGKSKDVSEAIAKAVEDAKKNLVRIPLSGQSVPHEQKGKFGGAAVFLMPASHGTGVIAGGAVRSVLESVGIHDVLSKSQGSSNPHNVVKATFDALLQMRSAVTVAKQRGISLEKVFKG, from the coding sequence ATTATGTCTAAATACAAAAATGTAGAATTAGTAAAACCTAGCGGTCTTGAATTAAAGGATCGTCTGGTAAGTGTAAATCGTGTTACCAAAGTTACAAAAGGTGGTAGAGCTTTCGGCTTCTCTGCAATTGTAGTAGTAGGTGATGAAAACGGTGTTGTTGGACATGGTTTAGGAAAATCTAAAGACGTTTCTGAAGCTATTGCTAAAGCAGTAGAAGATGCAAAGAAAAACTTAGTTAGAATTCCTTTAAGTGGTCAATCTGTACCTCACGAACAAAAAGGAAAATTTGGTGGAGCAGCAGTATTTTTGATGCCTGCATCTCACGGTACCGGAGTAATCGCTGGTGGAGCTGTTCGTTCAGTTCTTGAGTCGGTTGGTATTCACGATGTATTGTCAAAATCACAAGGTTCATCAAATCCTCATAACGTGGTAAAAGCAACTTTTGATGCTTTATTACAAATGAGAAGTGCCGTTACTGTTGCAAAACAAAGAGGTATTTCTTTAGAAAAAGTTTTTAAAGGTTAA
- the rpmD gene encoding 50S ribosomal protein L30 translates to MAKLLVKQVRSKINCPLTQKRGLEALGLRKMGQVVEHDSNPAILGMINKVKHLVSVEEVK, encoded by the coding sequence ATGGCTAAATTATTAGTAAAACAAGTTAGAAGCAAAATCAATTGTCCTCTTACACAAAAGAGAGGATTAGAGGCTTTAGGTCTTCGTAAAATGGGACAGGTTGTGGAGCATGATTCAAATCCAGCTATCCTTGGAATGATAAATAAAGTTAAACACTTAGTTTCCGTAGAGGAAGTTAAATAA
- the rplO gene encoding 50S ribosomal protein L15 gives MNLSNLQPAEGSTHNQNKRLGRGEGSGKGGTAARGHKGAKSRSGYSKKIGFEGGQMPLQRRVPKFGFTNINRKEYQGINLDALQLLVDNGTVTDTVDFTVYVETRLATKNELVKILGRGELKAKLKVTAHKFTATAKAAIEAAGGEAVTL, from the coding sequence ATGAATTTAAGTAACTTACAACCTGCTGAAGGTTCTACACACAATCAAAACAAAAGATTAGGTAGAGGAGAAGGTTCTGGTAAAGGTGGTACCGCTGCAAGAGGTCACAAAGGAGCTAAGTCTCGTTCTGGTTATTCTAAAAAGATTGGTTTTGAAGGTGGACAAATGCCACTTCAAAGACGTGTACCTAAGTTTGGTTTCACAAACATCAACCGTAAAGAATATCAAGGTATTAATCTTGATGCACTTCAATTATTAGTAGATAACGGAACAGTTACAGATACAGTAGATTTTACAGTATATGTAGAAACTCGTTTGGCTACTAAAAACGAATTGGTTAAGATTTTAGGAAGAGGAGAATTAAAAGCAAAATTAAAAGTAACTGCTCACAAATTTACTGCAACTGCTAAAGCCGCTATTGAGGCTGCTGGTGGAGAAGCTGTAACCTTATAA
- the secY gene encoding preprotein translocase subunit SecY: protein MKKFFESLNNVWKIEELKNRILVTLGLLLVYRFGAHVTLPGIDATQLENLAGQTDQGIGSILDMFTGGAFSKASVFALGIMPYISASIVVQLMGIAIPYLQKLQKDGESGRKRLNQITRWLTILITLVQGPGYIYNLYTTLPPSAFLLGFDSFQFLFSSVLILTTGTVFAMWLGEKITDKGIGNGISLLIMVGILARLPQALFQEFTSKVTNNNGGPMLLVLEIIVWLLVIIACVLLVMAVRKIPVQYARRTTAGDFEQDSLGGNRQWIPLKLNSAGVMPIIFAQAIMFIPAAVAGLSNSETSQSIAGTFSNMFGFWYNLVFALLILIFTFFYTAITVPTNKMADDLKRSGGFIPGVKPGVETADFLDRIMSLITFPGSLFLALIAVFPAIVVSLDVQQSWAMFYGGTSLIIMVGVAIDTIQQINSYLLNKHYDGLMKTGKNRKAVA from the coding sequence ATGAAGAAATTTTTTGAATCATTAAATAATGTTTGGAAAATAGAAGAACTGAAAAACAGAATCTTGGTAACTCTTGGTCTGTTATTGGTTTATAGATTTGGAGCGCATGTTACTCTTCCGGGAATTGATGCTACACAGTTAGAAAACTTAGCAGGTCAAACAGACCAAGGTATTGGATCAATACTTGATATGTTTACCGGTGGAGCCTTCTCTAAAGCATCAGTTTTTGCGTTAGGTATTATGCCTTACATCTCAGCTTCAATTGTTGTTCAATTAATGGGTATCGCTATTCCTTACTTGCAGAAATTGCAAAAAGATGGCGAAAGTGGCAGAAAAAGATTGAATCAAATTACAAGATGGTTAACCATCTTAATCACCTTGGTACAAGGTCCTGGTTATATTTATAACCTATACACCACTTTGCCTCCAAGTGCATTCCTATTAGGATTTGATTCATTCCAGTTTTTGTTCTCTTCAGTATTAATTCTAACTACAGGTACAGTATTCGCTATGTGGTTAGGTGAAAAAATTACAGATAAAGGTATTGGTAATGGTATTTCCCTATTAATTATGGTAGGAATCCTTGCCAGATTACCACAAGCTTTGTTTCAAGAGTTTACTTCTAAAGTGACCAACAACAATGGTGGTCCGATGTTATTAGTACTTGAAATCATCGTTTGGTTATTGGTAATCATTGCTTGTGTTCTATTGGTAATGGCAGTTAGAAAAATTCCGGTGCAATACGCTCGTCGTACAACAGCCGGTGATTTCGAACAAGATTCATTAGGAGGTAACAGACAGTGGATTCCGTTAAAACTGAATTCTGCAGGAGTTATGCCAATCATTTTTGCGCAAGCTATTATGTTCATACCGGCAGCCGTGGCTGGACTTTCAAACTCTGAAACGTCACAGTCTATTGCAGGTACGTTTAGTAACATGTTCGGATTTTGGTACAACTTAGTATTTGCATTGTTGATTTTAATATTTACTTTCTTCTACACTGCAATTACAGTTCCTACAAACAAAATGGCCGATGATTTAAAAAGAAGTGGTGGTTTTATTCCGGGGGTTAAACCTGGTGTCGAAACTGCCGATTTCTTAGATAGAATCATGTCTCTTATAACATTCCCTGGTTCGTTATTTTTAGCATTAATTGCTGTGTTCCCGGCGATTGTTGTTAGTCTTGATGTACAACAATCATGGGCTATGTTCTATGGTGGTACTTCATTAATCATTATGGTTGGTGTAGCTATCGATACTATTCAACAAATAAATTCTTATTTATTGAATAAACACTATGACGGATTGATGAAAACGGGTAAAAATAGAAAAGCAGTAGCTTAA
- the infA gene encoding translation initiation factor IF-1 has protein sequence MAKQSAIEQDGSIIEALSNAMFRVELENGHVVIAHISGKMRMHYIKLLPGDKVKLEMSPYDLSKARITYRY, from the coding sequence ATGGCAAAACAATCAGCAATAGAACAAGACGGATCAATAATCGAAGCATTGTCAAATGCAATGTTCCGTGTAGAATTAGAAAACGGACACGTTGTAATTGCTCATATCTCCGGAAAAATGCGTATGCATTACATCAAATTGTTACCTGGTGACAAAGTGAAACTGGAAATGAGCCCTTACGATTTGTCAAAAGCAAGAATTACTTATAGATATTAA
- the ykgO gene encoding type B 50S ribosomal protein L36, giving the protein MKVRASVKKRSAECKIVRRKGRLYVINKKNPRFKQRQG; this is encoded by the coding sequence ATGAAAGTAAGAGCATCAGTTAAAAAAAGAAGTGCCGAGTGCAAGATTGTACGAAGAAAAGGCAGATTATACGTAATCAACAAAAAGAATCCTAGATTTAAACAAAGACAAGGATAG
- the rpsM gene encoding 30S ribosomal protein S13 codes for MARIAGVDIPKNKRGVIALTYIFGVGRSRAIEILEKAQVSQDKKVQDWNDDEIGGVRDAVSYYKIEGELRSEVSLHIKRLMDIGCYRGIRHRSGLPLRGQRTKNNSRTRKGKRKTVANKKKATK; via the coding sequence ATGGCAAGAATAGCAGGGGTAGACATCCCAAAAAACAAAAGAGGAGTTATCGCTTTAACCTACATCTTCGGAGTAGGTAGAAGTAGAGCTATTGAGATTTTAGAAAAAGCTCAAGTGAGCCAAGATAAAAAAGTTCAAGATTGGAATGACGACGAAATCGGAGGAGTCCGTGACGCCGTATCATACTACAAGATTGAAGGTGAGCTTCGTTCAGAAGTGTCATTACACATCAAACGTTTAATGGATATTGGATGTTATAGAGGTATCCGTCACAGATCTGGTCTTCCTTTAAGAGGACAAAGAACTAAGAACAACTCTAGAACAAGAAAAGGTAAAAGAAAAACTGTTGCTAACAAGAAAAAAGCAACTAAATAA
- the rpsK gene encoding 30S ribosomal protein S11 — protein MAKATAKKRKVIVESTGEAHINATFNNIIISLTNKKGEVISWSSAGKMGFRGSKKNTPYAAQMAAEDCGKVALEAGLKKVKVYVKGPGNGRESAIRSIHNSGIEVTEIIDVTPMPHNGCRPPKRRRV, from the coding sequence ATGGCTAAAGCAACTGCAAAAAAACGTAAAGTTATCGTTGAATCAACGGGTGAAGCTCATATTAATGCAACCTTTAATAACATCATCATTTCGTTAACAAACAAAAAAGGTGAAGTTATCTCTTGGTCTTCAGCTGGTAAAATGGGCTTTAGAGGTTCTAAAAAGAACACTCCATACGCAGCTCAAATGGCCGCAGAAGATTGTGGAAAGGTGGCTTTAGAAGCTGGTCTTAAAAAAGTAAAAGTTTATGTAAAAGGACCGGGTAACGGACGTGAGTCTGCTATCAGATCTATTCATAATTCAGGAATTGAAGTAACCGAAATCATCGACGTTACTCCAATGCCACACAACGGATGTCGTCCTCCTAAAAGACGTAGAGTATAA
- the rpsD gene encoding 30S ribosomal protein S4 has protein sequence MARYTGPSTRIARKFGEAIFGEDKSFEKRNYPPGQHGMAKKRGKKSEYAVQLMEKQKAKYSYGILEKQFRNLFEKAAASKGVTGEILLQLCEARLDNVVFRMGIAPSRRAARQIVSHRHITVNGELVNIPSYHLKPGDKVAVREKSKSVEAIERSLANSSHVYEWITWNNDTKEGTFVSVPQRLQIPENIKEQLIVELYNK, from the coding sequence ATGGCAAGATATACTGGTCCAAGTACAAGAATTGCTCGTAAATTTGGCGAAGCAATATTCGGAGAAGACAAATCCTTCGAAAAAAGAAATTATCCTCCTGGACAACACGGGATGGCTAAAAAAAGAGGTAAAAAATCTGAATACGCTGTCCAGTTAATGGAAAAGCAAAAAGCTAAATATTCTTATGGAATTTTAGAAAAACAATTCAGAAACCTTTTCGAAAAAGCAGCAGCTTCTAAAGGCGTAACAGGTGAAATCCTTTTACAATTATGCGAAGCTCGTTTAGATAACGTTGTATTCAGAATGGGAATTGCACCTTCAAGAAGAGCTGCAAGACAAATCGTTTCTCACCGTCACATCACTGTAAACGGAGAATTGGTAAACATCCCATCTTACCACTTGAAACCAGGTGACAAAGTTGCTGTTCGTGAAAAATCTAAATCTGTTGAAGCTATTGAGCGCTCATTAGCCAATTCTTCTCATGTATATGAGTGGATCACTTGGAATAATGATACTAAAGAAGGGACTTTTGTTTCCGTTCCTCAAAGACTTCAAATTCCAGAAAATATTAAAGAGCAATTAATCGTAGAGTTGTACAACAAATAA
- a CDS encoding DNA-directed RNA polymerase subunit alpha, with the protein MAIFNFQKPDKVIMIDSTDFEGKFEFRPLEPGYGLTVGNALRRVLLSALEGYAITSVRIEGVEHEFSTISGVVEDVTEIILNLKQVRFKRQIEDVDNETVSISISGKDQITAGDFQKFISGFQVLNPELVICNLDSKVNLNMELTIEKGRGYVPAEENKKQNAAIGTIFTDSIFTPVKNVKYAIENFRVEQKTDYEKLVFEIKTDGSINPKDALTEAAKVLIHHFMLFSDERITLEADEIAQTESYDEESLHMRQLLKTKLVDMDLSVRALNCLKAAEVDTLGDLVSFNKNDLMKFRNFGKKSLTELDELVANKNLTFGMDLGKYKLDKE; encoded by the coding sequence ATGGCAATATTTAATTTTCAGAAGCCCGATAAAGTTATCATGATCGATTCAACCGATTTTGAAGGTAAGTTTGAATTCAGACCTTTAGAACCGGGATACGGATTGACAGTTGGTAATGCACTTAGAAGAGTTTTACTTTCTGCGTTAGAAGGTTATGCCATTACTTCGGTTCGTATCGAAGGAGTTGAGCATGAGTTTTCAACCATTTCAGGAGTTGTTGAAGATGTTACTGAAATTATCCTTAATCTTAAACAAGTACGTTTCAAACGTCAGATCGAAGATGTAGATAATGAAACAGTTTCTATCTCAATCTCAGGAAAAGACCAAATTACAGCAGGTGATTTTCAAAAATTCATCTCCGGTTTCCAAGTGTTAAACCCGGAACTGGTAATTTGTAACTTGGATAGCAAAGTTAACCTAAACATGGAATTAACTATCGAGAAAGGTCGTGGTTATGTTCCTGCTGAGGAGAACAAAAAACAAAATGCAGCAATTGGTACTATTTTTACAGATTCTATTTTTACTCCGGTAAAAAATGTAAAATACGCTATTGAAAACTTCCGTGTGGAGCAAAAAACAGATTACGAAAAATTAGTTTTTGAAATCAAAACTGATGGTTCTATCAATCCAAAAGATGCCTTAACAGAAGCTGCCAAAGTTTTAATTCACCACTTTATGTTATTCTCTGATGAGAGAATTACTTTAGAAGCTGATGAAATTGCGCAAACAGAATCTTATGACGAAGAATCTTTACACATGAGACAGTTGTTAAAAACTAAGCTTGTAGATATGGATTTATCAGTAAGAGCCTTAAACTGTTTGAAAGCAGCCGAAGTTGACACTCTTGGAGATCTTGTTTCTTTCAACAAAAACGACTTAATGAAGTTCCGTAATTTTGGTAAAAAATCGCTAACGGAGTTAGACGAATTGGTAGCCAATAAAAATTTAACTTTCGGGATGGATTTAGGTAAATACAAATTAGATAAAGAATAA
- the carA gene encoding glutamine-hydrolyzing carbamoyl-phosphate synthase small subunit, translating into MKYTTRPQAILLLADGTIFYGKSIGISGKTFGEVCFNTGMTGYQEIFTDPSYFGQIMVATNPHIGNYGVNANEVEADKIMISGLVCKNFSFTHSRRDSESNLYDYFEKENLICISDVDTRALVSYIRDHGAQNAVICTDGTPIEDLKQQLANVPDMKGLELASTVSVTEPYFFGDEKATYKIAALDLGIKRNILRNLAKRDCYIKVFPYNATFEELKSFNADGYFLSNGPGDPEPLEGVIKVAAAMIASDKPVFGICLGHQIIGLANGVSTYKMFNGHRGINHPVMNVLTGKGEITSQNHGFAVNREELEKHPDLEITHYHINDNTVAGMRMKSKNCFSVQYHPEASPGPHDSSYLFDDFITNIKKAKNLLEV; encoded by the coding sequence ATGAAGTATACGACACGACCACAAGCCATCTTACTGCTAGCAGACGGCACTATCTTTTACGGAAAATCAATCGGTATCTCGGGTAAAACCTTTGGCGAAGTTTGTTTCAACACCGGAATGACCGGTTACCAAGAAATCTTCACCGATCCGTCCTATTTCGGACAAATCATGGTAGCGACCAATCCACACATTGGTAATTACGGAGTAAACGCTAACGAAGTAGAAGCAGATAAAATCATGATTTCAGGGTTGGTTTGTAAAAACTTCAGCTTTACCCATTCTCGCCGTGATTCAGAAAGCAACCTATACGATTACTTCGAAAAAGAAAACCTAATCTGTATCTCAGACGTTGATACCAGAGCTTTGGTAAGTTACATCAGAGACCACGGAGCACAAAATGCCGTAATCTGCACAGACGGCACTCCGATAGAAGATTTAAAACAACAACTAGCCAACGTTCCCGATATGAAAGGTTTGGAATTGGCGTCAACAGTATCAGTAACAGAACCATATTTTTTCGGAGACGAAAAAGCTACTTATAAAATAGCAGCTCTCGACTTAGGAATCAAAAGAAACATCTTAAGAAACCTAGCCAAAAGAGATTGCTACATCAAAGTATTCCCATACAACGCCACTTTTGAAGAATTAAAATCTTTTAATGCTGATGGCTATTTCTTGTCAAACGGACCGGGCGATCCGGAGCCGTTGGAAGGCGTAATTAAAGTAGCTGCAGCAATGATAGCTTCAGACAAACCGGTTTTCGGAATCTGTTTAGGGCATCAAATTATTGGTTTGGCCAATGGCGTTTCTACTTACAAGATGTTCAACGGCCACAGAGGAATCAATCATCCGGTAATGAATGTCTTGACCGGAAAAGGAGAAATCACCTCGCAAAATCACGGATTTGCGGTCAACAGGGAAGAATTGGAAAAACATCCTGATTTAGAAATCACCCATTACCATATCAACGACAATACTGTAGCCGGAATGCGAATGAAATCCAAAAACTGTTTCTCAGTACAATACCATCCGGAAGCCAGTCCGGGACCGCATGACTCTTCTTATTTGTTTGATGATTTTATAACCAACATAAAAAAGGCAAAGAATCTACTTGAAGTGTAA
- the eno gene encoding phosphopyruvate hydratase produces the protein MSIIIKVHARQILDSRGNPTIEVDVVTENGVLGRAAVPSGASTGEHEAVELRDGGKAYMGKGVLKAVKNVNETIASELMGVSVFEQNHIDQLMIELDATPNKSNLGANAILGVSLAVAKAAANELGLPLYRYVGGVSANTLPVPMMNIINGGSHSDAPIAFQEFMIMPVKATSFTHAMQMGTEIFHNLKKVLHDRNLSTAVGDEGGFAPNLAGGTEDALDTIKKAVENAGYKFGDEIMIALDCAASEFYVDGKYDYTKFEGATGKIRTSKEQAEYLASLATNYPIISIEDGMYEDDWEGWKYLTELIGNKTQLVGDDLFVTNVERLSRGINEGIANSILVKVNQIGTLTETIAAVNMAHNAGYTSVMSHRSGETEDNTIADLAVALNCGQIKTGSASRSDRMAKYNQLLRIEEELGDTAYFPGVRAFKQK, from the coding sequence ATGAGCATTATCATAAAAGTTCACGCAAGACAAATCCTTGATTCCAGAGGAAATCCAACCATTGAAGTAGATGTAGTAACCGAAAACGGTGTTTTAGGACGTGCGGCTGTTCCAAGTGGTGCTTCAACCGGAGAACACGAAGCAGTAGAATTGAGAGACGGCGGGAAAGCCTATATGGGGAAAGGTGTTTTGAAAGCGGTTAAGAATGTAAATGAGACTATCGCTTCTGAATTAATGGGTGTTTCTGTTTTCGAACAAAATCATATCGACCAATTAATGATTGAATTGGATGCAACACCAAACAAATCAAACCTTGGTGCCAACGCTATTTTAGGCGTTTCTTTGGCAGTGGCCAAAGCAGCTGCAAACGAATTAGGTTTGCCATTATACCGTTACGTTGGTGGTGTTTCTGCCAATACTTTACCGGTACCCATGATGAACATCATTAACGGTGGTTCACACTCTGATGCGCCGATCGCGTTCCAAGAGTTTATGATTATGCCCGTAAAAGCCACTTCGTTTACGCATGCGATGCAAATGGGAACTGAAATTTTTCACAACTTGAAAAAAGTTTTACACGACAGAAATTTGTCTACTGCGGTAGGTGATGAAGGAGGTTTTGCACCAAATCTTGCCGGTGGAACAGAAGATGCTTTGGATACGATTAAAAAAGCAGTTGAAAATGCCGGGTACAAATTCGGTGACGAGATAATGATAGCGCTTGATTGTGCTGCATCTGAATTTTATGTCGACGGAAAATACGATTACACCAAATTCGAAGGCGCCACCGGAAAAATCAGGACATCAAAAGAACAAGCAGAATATTTAGCGTCATTGGCTACGAACTATCCAATCATTTCTATCGAAGACGGAATGTATGAAGACGATTGGGAAGGCTGGAAATACTTAACCGAATTAATCGGGAACAAAACACAATTGGTTGGAGACGATTTATTTGTAACCAATGTAGAACGTTTGTCTCGTGGAATTAATGAAGGAATTGCCAATTCAATCTTAGTAAAAGTAAACCAAATCGGTACTTTGACGGAAACGATTGCAGCCGTAAACATGGCGCACAACGCCGGTTATACTTCGGTAATGTCACACCGTTCGGGAGAAACGGAAGACAATACGATTGCCGATTTAGCGGTTGCTTTGAACTGTGGACAAATCAAAACCGGATCGGCTTCTCGTTCAGACCGTATGGCGAAATACAATCAATTATTAAGAATCGAGGAAGAATTAGGCGATACGGCCTATTTTCCCGGCGTAAGAGCTTTTAAACAAAAATAA